From a region of the Argiope bruennichi chromosome 8, qqArgBrue1.1, whole genome shotgun sequence genome:
- the LOC129981602 gene encoding uncharacterized protein LOC129981602 produces MMEFRLIAPDILENINITIWDNSTQKEIARLVNNNKQAFFLIGMTFIAGLLLGFFIHAVYVCIIKRVLIELGDDLSLSDGVVNLSFIGDDSRPPHNDHPPDYASVMSGDTPSENQGLFGFLKKIFKRRSSTDSEDSIVEEPPPSYSSVIENLERDLSSR; encoded by the coding sequence ATGATGGAATTTCGTCTTATTGCTCCAGATATTCTGGAAAACATCAACATAACCATTTGGGACAACTCCACACAGAAAGAAATCGCAAGACTTGTGAACAACAATAAGCAGGCATTCTTTCTCATTGGAATGACTTTCATAGCCGGTTTGTTGCTTGGATTCTTTATCCACGCTGTTTATGTGTGTATCATTAAAAGAGTTCTCATAGAGCTGGGCGATGATTTGTCTTTGAGCGATGGAGTCGTTAATTTATCTTTCATTGGTGATGATTCTCGACCACCTCATAATGATCACCCACCTGATTATGCTTCAGTGATGTCTGGTGATACACCGTCTGAGAATCAAGGACTGTTTGGTTTCTTGAAAAAGATCTTTAAAAGAAGATCTTCCACTGACTCTGAAGACAGTATTGTAGAGGAGCCACCACCGAGTTACTCATCAGTGATTGAAAACTTAGAAAGAGATCTTAGCAGCAGATAG
- the LOC129981497 gene encoding uncharacterized protein LOC129981497, which yields MDTGEFLNISEIETTTAIIAKNITNSVTSNKFVDPLFNKYAIIGALLLFTSLLLVSVLYYYTKTYNSCCRDEHVSHLYSMAKDDASSLMDDEDASSEPFTSCQLYVDDHEVNTASSFEYDCRSIDMSSTEEERTLLINQNQRRYEAFHCPDPCVIHTLS from the exons atggATACAGGTGAATTTCTCAACATTAGCGAGATTG aaactaCGACAGCCATCATTGCAAAGAACATAACAAATTCCGTCACCTCCAATAAATTTGTAGACCCACTGTTCAACAAATACGCCATTATTGGTGCCCTGCTTCTATTTACTAGCCTACTTTTGGTATCAGTGCTCTACTATTATACTAAAACCTATAACTCATGTTGCCGTGATGAACATGTCAGTCACTTGTACAGCATGGCCAAAGATGACGCCAGTTCTCTTATGGACGATGAAGATGCATCAAGTGAACCATTTACTTCTTGTCAATTGTATGTGGACGATCATGAGGTGAATACAGCCAGTAGTTTTGAGTATGACTGTAGGTCAATTGATATGAGCTCCACAGAAGAAGAACGTACTTTGCTTATAAACCAAAATCAAAGGAGGTACGAAGCCTTCCATTGTCCTGATCCATGCGTCATCCATACTTTGTCCTGA